In the genome of Terribacillus sp. FSL K6-0262, one region contains:
- a CDS encoding aminotransferase class V-fold PLP-dependent enzyme, with protein MNSTQLQYKIATEPWEFEQIHTLNYRTFTEEIPQHEVNQERRRIDRFNEENTYIIGIDDKKVVAMIAIRSTRPFSLDEKLDSLDRYLPPHAAKCEIRLLAVEQAYRDGFVFFRLAEALIRYCLENGFDMAVISGVLRQQKLYKHMGFVPFGPLTGAGAAQFQPMYVTEALFQKKARAFQRILRNGQDPISFLPGPVPMAEQVKKAMGGTACSHRAPAFLEQLDQLRTKLRNITQAAHVQILLGSGTLGNDAVAAQLRNLDQNGLILVSGEFGARLTDHARRAGLRFATVEIPWGETFDYEHVSTQAKASGAAWIWAVHTETSTGVLQDMDQLKNIAKKNGSKLILDCCSSLGNVPIDLRGVYMATAGSGKGLASYAGLAFVFYHHPIPISDNIPRYLDLGLYHAHESAPFTHSSNLIDALSAAIEQWENQELIKRVQELTGKLIALCRQKGLRILAETEFAPGIVTIVLPEALRADVIGREAARKGYLISCNSSYLIERNWVQLSVMGHHQEEDLERVTDTLSNLIGKKESFA; from the coding sequence ATGAATTCGACGCAATTACAATACAAAATCGCAACCGAACCATGGGAATTCGAACAGATACACACCCTCAACTACCGGACGTTCACCGAAGAGATTCCCCAGCACGAAGTCAATCAGGAACGCAGGAGAATCGATCGGTTCAATGAGGAAAATACATATATTATCGGAATTGACGACAAGAAAGTCGTTGCAATGATTGCCATCCGTTCCACCAGACCATTTTCGCTGGATGAAAAATTGGACAGCTTGGATCGCTACCTGCCTCCTCATGCAGCCAAATGCGAAATAAGGCTGCTCGCCGTGGAACAAGCATATCGGGATGGATTCGTATTCTTCCGGCTGGCTGAGGCCCTCATTCGATACTGCCTGGAAAATGGTTTTGATATGGCCGTGATTTCCGGGGTTTTACGCCAGCAGAAGTTATATAAACATATGGGGTTCGTCCCATTCGGACCATTGACGGGCGCCGGGGCTGCCCAGTTCCAGCCGATGTATGTGACCGAAGCATTGTTCCAGAAGAAAGCACGGGCCTTTCAGCGCATACTTCGCAACGGACAAGATCCGATCAGCTTTTTGCCTGGGCCGGTGCCGATGGCAGAGCAAGTGAAAAAAGCGATGGGAGGGACGGCATGCTCCCATCGCGCGCCTGCTTTTCTTGAACAGCTCGACCAGCTTCGCACGAAGCTAAGGAATATTACACAAGCAGCTCATGTCCAGATCCTGCTCGGATCCGGTACATTGGGAAATGATGCCGTGGCAGCCCAGCTGCGCAATCTAGATCAGAATGGCCTCATCCTTGTAAGTGGAGAATTCGGTGCCAGACTGACAGATCATGCCAGGCGGGCGGGTCTGCGGTTTGCCACAGTGGAAATCCCATGGGGGGAAACCTTCGATTATGAGCATGTATCGACACAAGCAAAAGCAAGTGGCGCTGCTTGGATTTGGGCAGTCCATACGGAAACATCCACAGGGGTGCTGCAGGACATGGACCAGTTGAAAAATATAGCAAAGAAGAACGGCAGCAAATTGATCCTTGATTGCTGCAGCTCCCTTGGCAATGTGCCGATCGATTTACGGGGCGTTTATATGGCAACTGCCGGCAGCGGGAAAGGCCTGGCTTCCTATGCCGGTTTAGCTTTCGTCTTTTATCATCATCCAATCCCCATTTCGGATAATATCCCGCGTTATTTGGATTTGGGTCTCTACCATGCACATGAGAGTGCCCCATTCACTCACTCTTCCAATCTGATAGATGCTTTATCGGCAGCAATCGAGCAATGGGAGAACCAGGAACTGATAAAGCGAGTTCAGGAATTGACAGGGAAACTGATCGCATTATGCAGGCAGAAGGGACTGAGAATCTTGGCAGAAACGGAGTTTGCACCTGGCATTGTCACCATCGTCCTGCCCGAAGCGCTTCGTGCGGACGTCATCGGCCGGGAAGCCGCCCGAAAAGGTTATTTGATCAGCTGCAATAGCAGTTACCTCATCGAACGCAATTGGGTGCAGCTTTCCGTCATGGGGCATCATCAGGAGGAGGATTTGGAACGCGTCACTGATACACTTTCCAATCTGATCGGAAAGAAGGAATCATTCGCTTGA
- the plsY gene encoding glycerol-3-phosphate 1-O-acyltransferase PlsY, with product MEYIGLALVSVILAYLLGTLNAAYYMMKWKHGIDIRTIGSGNAGATNAGRAMGKKGFFLVLIFDLAKGMLAVLFVRESGQTELIAGLSVIAAVLGHIFPVQLRFKGGKGIAVSLGALIIFSHQATLLLLAIFLFIYLIVRRFSISGLLAYGCTAVLLPILRFDMLTIAVYVVVTVFILAAHRTHLKAAWSYLLLRNER from the coding sequence ATGGAATATATCGGTTTGGCTTTAGTGAGTGTCATATTGGCTTATTTGCTCGGAACGCTGAATGCAGCCTATTATATGATGAAATGGAAGCATGGAATAGATATCCGGACGATTGGCAGCGGGAATGCCGGCGCGACGAATGCAGGCAGGGCAATGGGCAAGAAAGGTTTCTTTTTGGTACTTATATTCGATTTAGCGAAGGGGATGCTTGCTGTCCTGTTCGTTCGCGAGAGCGGACAGACGGAGCTTATTGCAGGTTTGAGTGTCATTGCAGCAGTATTGGGTCACATTTTCCCGGTTCAGCTCCGTTTCAAGGGGGGCAAAGGAATCGCTGTGTCCCTGGGGGCACTTATCATCTTTTCCCATCAAGCAACCCTCCTGCTGCTTGCGATCTTCCTATTCATCTATCTTATCGTCAGAAGATTCAGCATCTCCGGTCTGCTCGCCTATGGCTGCACAGCCGTCCTGCTTCCGATTTTACGTTTCGATATGCTGACAATCGCTGTTTACGTTGTAGTGACTGTCTTTATTTTGGCAGCCCATCGTACGCATTTGAAAGCTGCCTGGAGCTATTTGCTATTACGTAACGAAAGGTGA
- a CDS encoding HD domain-containing protein, translating to MEQMEQLEEMERYAYTIFRKDATGHDFYHMKRVAKMGRKIAFAEGADPFLTEAIGWMHDIGDHKLFDEPADAVAEAQGFLRRIGMEEDIIQEIFLACRKISFSKGRIPDSLEGRIIQDADRLDAIGAIGIARTFAFGGAASRLIHWPNDPKQSSVQHFYDKLLKLKETLHTKTAVHIAESRHAFMQDFLDQFFAEWDMPCDDIR from the coding sequence ATGGAGCAAATGGAACAACTGGAGGAGATGGAGCGTTATGCATACACCATCTTCCGTAAAGATGCGACAGGCCATGATTTCTATCATATGAAACGGGTAGCCAAGATGGGAAGGAAAATCGCATTTGCCGAAGGTGCCGATCCGTTCCTGACAGAAGCGATCGGCTGGATGCATGATATTGGAGATCATAAGCTATTTGACGAGCCTGCAGATGCAGTGGCCGAGGCTCAGGGATTCCTGCGCCGTATCGGAATGGAGGAGGACATCATACAGGAGATCTTCCTGGCTTGCCGGAAGATCTCGTTCAGTAAAGGACGGATTCCGGATTCTTTGGAAGGAAGGATCATCCAGGATGCGGATCGTTTGGACGCGATCGGCGCCATCGGGATTGCCCGGACATTTGCTTTCGGGGGAGCAGCCAGCCGTCTCATCCACTGGCCGAATGACCCAAAGCAGTCGAGTGTCCAGCATTTTTATGATAAACTGTTAAAATTGAAAGAAACACTGCATACGAAAACAGCTGTACATATTGCTGAATCCAGGCATGCTTTCATGCAGGATTTCCTGGATCAGTTCTTTGCGGAATGGGATATGCCGTGTGACGATATACGATAA
- a CDS encoding sterile alpha motif-like domain-containing protein: MRSFYHFMMTYRGRRKPTDESKLADWIFMDHNFPKHSTSYDEISEYLEWNSPFHGALQVFDRLWRTYETTE, encoded by the coding sequence ATGCGGTCTTTTTACCATTTTATGATGACATACCGGGGACGGAGAAAGCCGACGGATGAGAGTAAACTTGCCGACTGGATATTTATGGACCATAATTTTCCGAAGCATAGCACATCTTATGATGAAATCAGTGAGTACTTGGAATGGAATAGCCCTTTCCATGGAGCATTGCAGGTTTTTGATCGGCTATGGCGGACATATGAAACAACAGAATAA
- a CDS encoding dihydrofolate reductase, which yields MISLLFAMDQNRGIGYKNDMPWHLPRDLRFFKEKTTNQIIVMGRKTLDSMNGALPNRDNVVLTRDKAFKSEDVTVLHDVDEVKELADKHPEQEIFIIGGSEIFSQTLDIADRIYMTYIEESFPADRYFPDFPLDDWVETKREKGIKDEKNPYDYYFIQYDRVKN from the coding sequence ATGATTTCGCTGTTATTTGCAATGGATCAGAACCGGGGTATCGGATACAAAAATGACATGCCATGGCATCTTCCGCGTGACTTGCGTTTTTTCAAAGAGAAGACGACCAATCAAATCATCGTAATGGGGAGAAAGACACTAGACTCGATGAATGGTGCATTGCCGAATCGGGACAATGTCGTCCTTACAAGGGATAAAGCTTTTAAATCAGAAGATGTCACTGTCCTGCATGATGTCGACGAAGTGAAGGAATTAGCGGACAAGCATCCTGAACAGGAAATCTTCATCATCGGTGGAAGTGAGATATTTTCACAGACATTGGATATTGCTGACCGTATCTATATGACATATATAGAGGAAAGCTTCCCGGCAGATCGCTATTTCCCCGACTTTCCTTTGGATGATTGGGTGGAAACAAAGCGTGAAAAAGGTATAAAGGATGAAAAAAATCCCTATGATTATTACTTCATCCAATATGATCGGGTGAAGAACTGA
- a CDS encoding queuosine precursor transporter, giving the protein MHNDLLWIAFSIINFALLLIMYRLFGRLGLFVWVGMATVLANIQVTKTIELFGLTATMGNIIYGTIFLASDILNENYGKKIARKAVGLGFATLIIMTVIMQFVLLFDPAPSDFAQSSLRTIFGFIPRVALGSLIAFAISQYVDVWLYALVKRMLPDDKFLWVRNNGSTMLSQLLDTLVFCTIAFAGAYEGSVWLEIFISTYVLKFVVSIISTPFLYGAKRMYRNIND; this is encoded by the coding sequence TTGCATAACGATTTACTTTGGATTGCTTTTTCCATCATCAACTTCGCCCTGCTGCTGATCATGTATCGGCTATTCGGACGCCTTGGGCTGTTCGTTTGGGTAGGCATGGCGACGGTATTGGCAAATATACAGGTGACGAAGACAATCGAGCTGTTCGGTTTGACTGCAACAATGGGTAACATCATATATGGAACCATCTTCTTGGCTTCAGATATACTGAACGAAAACTATGGGAAGAAAATCGCCAGGAAAGCTGTGGGCCTCGGCTTCGCTACCTTGATCATCATGACTGTCATCATGCAGTTTGTGCTATTGTTTGATCCAGCGCCAAGCGACTTTGCCCAATCATCCCTCCGTACGATATTCGGATTCATCCCCCGAGTTGCACTGGGAAGCCTGATTGCATTTGCCATCAGTCAATATGTCGATGTTTGGCTGTATGCACTGGTCAAACGTATGCTCCCTGATGATAAATTCCTTTGGGTGCGAAATAATGGAAGCACGATGCTCAGTCAGCTGCTTGACACACTCGTCTTCTGCACAATTGCTTTCGCCGGGGCTTATGAAGGCTCCGTTTGGCTGGAAATCTTCATTTCGACGTATGTGCTGAAATTTGTGGTCAGCATCATCTCTACACCGTTCCTTTACGGAGCAAAAAGAATGTACAGGAATATCAACGATTAG
- a CDS encoding L-cystine transporter, producing MIKLDLFTFVNIIILLALLGVLFYMQKKHISFSKRVLTGLGLGIILGVVLQLIYEPDSETLVMTNDWFGLVGSGYVKLLQMIVMPLVFISIVAAFTRLEKSSNIGKISGLVIGTLMVTTAIAAAIGIASAAGFDLKAIDVATGDAELTRGEELESSLTEVQSTTVPQKILEFLPANPFLDLTGARATSTIAVVIFAAFVGVAYLGVKRKNPEQAAFFQKMIDSLHSLVMRIVTLVLRLTPYGILALMAKTVAGSDFQAIATLGKFVIASYVALLAMFLVHLLILTIMGLSPKQYVKKVTPVLAFAFTSRTSAGTLPLNVEAQRNKLGVPESIANFSASFGITIGQNGCAGIYPAMLAVMIAPTQGINPLSPSFIATLIVVVMISSFGVAGVGGGATFASLIVLSTMNLPVALAGVLISIEPLIDMGRTALNVSGSMVSGLVTSRTLGELDTKTYRSTEAAADSAAG from the coding sequence ATGATCAAATTGGACTTATTCACGTTTGTGAATATCATTATTTTATTAGCCTTATTGGGTGTGCTCTTTTATATGCAGAAGAAGCACATTTCCTTTTCCAAGCGCGTGCTGACCGGGCTGGGACTCGGGATCATACTAGGCGTTGTACTGCAGCTGATCTATGAGCCCGATTCCGAGACCCTCGTCATGACGAATGACTGGTTCGGTTTGGTGGGAAGCGGTTATGTGAAGCTTTTGCAAATGATCGTCATGCCGCTTGTGTTCATTTCGATTGTAGCTGCGTTCACCAGACTTGAAAAATCATCGAATATCGGGAAGATAAGCGGACTTGTCATCGGGACTCTGATGGTGACGACCGCCATCGCTGCAGCAATCGGTATCGCGTCGGCTGCAGGATTCGATCTGAAAGCAATCGATGTTGCAACTGGTGATGCGGAGCTGACACGCGGGGAAGAATTGGAAAGCAGCTTGACAGAAGTGCAAAGCACAACTGTACCGCAAAAGATATTGGAATTCCTGCCAGCCAATCCATTCTTGGATCTGACCGGGGCGCGAGCCACTTCCACGATTGCGGTCGTCATCTTTGCAGCGTTTGTAGGGGTAGCCTACCTTGGGGTGAAGAGGAAGAATCCGGAGCAAGCTGCATTCTTCCAGAAAATGATCGACTCGCTGCATAGTCTTGTCATGCGTATCGTTACATTGGTATTGCGCCTGACACCTTACGGAATTCTTGCTTTAATGGCAAAGACAGTGGCAGGGAGCGACTTCCAAGCCATCGCGACACTGGGTAAATTCGTCATCGCTTCCTATGTTGCGCTGCTTGCCATGTTCCTGGTTCACTTGCTCATCCTGACCATAATGGGACTCAGTCCGAAACAATATGTCAAAAAAGTCACGCCAGTACTGGCATTCGCCTTTACTTCCCGTACAAGTGCGGGTACCTTGCCGCTGAATGTCGAGGCGCAAAGGAATAAATTAGGTGTACCGGAATCGATCGCCAATTTCTCGGCCTCCTTCGGTATCACTATCGGGCAAAACGGATGTGCGGGTATTTATCCAGCCATGCTTGCTGTCATGATTGCACCTACCCAAGGCATCAATCCACTATCCCCATCCTTCATTGCGACGTTGATCGTTGTCGTCATGATCAGTTCATTCGGTGTTGCCGGTGTCGGAGGGGGAGCCACTTTTGCTTCTTTGATAGTCCTGTCCACGATGAATCTGCCGGTTGCTTTGGCAGGTGTATTGATCTCGATCGAGCCGCTGATCGATATGGGGCGGACAGCGCTGAACGTAAGTGGATCCATGGTCTCTGGATTGGTGACAAGCCGTACGCTTGGGGAATTGGACACAAAAACATACCGTTCCACTGAAGCTGCCGCGGATAGCGCAGCAGGCTGA
- a CDS encoding transcriptional regulator → MDRASLIRFMERQVTMIYMAKDGSLTKRQVKIEKINEASVTGYCYLRKQLRTFRMDRILAIQPIKHHDRWRMSS, encoded by the coding sequence ATGGACAGAGCATCACTGATAAGATTCATGGAACGGCAGGTCACGATGATCTATATGGCGAAAGATGGCTCCTTGACAAAACGCCAGGTCAAGATTGAAAAGATCAATGAAGCATCCGTTACAGGATATTGCTATTTACGGAAGCAGCTGCGCACCTTCCGGATGGATCGCATCCTTGCCATTCAGCCAATCAAACACCATGACAGGTGGCGCATGTCTTCTTGA
- a CDS encoding cold-shock protein — protein MPNGIVKWFNAEKGYGFIQVEDGNDVFVHYSAIQEEGFKNLEEGQEVSFEVIEGERGPQAANVVKL, from the coding sequence ATGCCAAACGGAATTGTAAAATGGTTCAACGCTGAAAAAGGTTACGGGTTCATTCAAGTAGAGGACGGTAACGATGTGTTTGTACATTACTCCGCCATCCAGGAAGAAGGCTTCAAGAATCTTGAAGAAGGTCAGGAAGTATCCTTTGAAGTAATTGAAGGAGAAAGAGGACCTCAAGCAGCTAACGTAGTAAAACTATAA
- a CDS encoding DUF72 domain-containing protein has product MTIQIGVTGWGDHDKLYPDTKARQQKLKTYATHFDVVEVDASFYAIQPISNYVKWVQETPDNFSFIIKAHQDMTGQSRKKMTRSEAASLFDDFLASIQPVVEARKLAAILFQFPPWFQVEKASISRLRYIRELTKGLPVAIEFRHQSWYAEEYRERTLGLLQELEFIHTVCDEPQAGSGSVPAVPVSTNEQLTLVRFHGRNVHGWNQNGREDWRKVRFLYRYNQTELTEWRELALALEQSSKRVILLFNNNSGGDASDNAKDMMQLLGQKLPDPPPEQLNLFD; this is encoded by the coding sequence TTGACCATTCAAATTGGCGTTACCGGATGGGGTGACCACGACAAACTTTATCCAGATACAAAAGCAAGACAACAAAAATTAAAAACATATGCGACACATTTTGATGTTGTCGAGGTGGATGCTTCCTTTTACGCTATTCAGCCAATCAGCAATTATGTGAAATGGGTGCAAGAGACACCGGACAATTTTTCATTCATCATCAAAGCGCATCAGGATATGACCGGCCAAAGCCGAAAAAAAATGACTCGCTCGGAAGCAGCTTCCTTATTCGATGACTTTTTAGCATCGATTCAGCCTGTCGTGGAAGCTCGCAAGCTGGCTGCCATCCTCTTCCAGTTTCCTCCTTGGTTCCAGGTGGAGAAGGCGAGCATCAGTCGGCTGCGTTATATACGTGAGCTTACAAAGGGACTGCCGGTAGCGATCGAATTCCGACATCAGTCTTGGTATGCAGAGGAATACCGGGAAAGAACGCTCGGCTTGCTGCAGGAACTTGAATTCATACATACAGTTTGCGATGAACCGCAAGCAGGGAGCGGCTCTGTCCCTGCTGTGCCGGTTTCCACGAATGAGCAGCTTACACTTGTCCGTTTCCACGGCCGCAATGTTCATGGGTGGAACCAGAACGGGCGGGAGGATTGGCGTAAAGTACGTTTTCTTTACCGATATAATCAGACTGAATTGACAGAATGGCGGGAACTCGCGCTTGCCTTGGAACAATCGAGCAAACGTGTCATTCTGCTATTCAACAATAATTCAGGCGGCGATGCCAGCGATAATGCCAAGGATATGATGCAGCTCCTCGGCCAGAAGCTGCCGGATCCACCGCCGGAACAACTGAACTTATTCGATTAG
- a CDS encoding thymidylate synthase, which produces MKTSEQAYLDLCRYVLENGTKKEDRTGTGTVSVFGYQMRFDLQQGFPLLTTKRVPFRLIASELLWFLKGDTNIRYLLEHDNNIWNEWAFKNWVESDAYDGPDMTDFGRRSLQDEEFRVMYESQMEKFKQLILTDDAFSERFGHLGDVYGKQWRSWETTKGDSIDQLQDVIETIKKNPDSRRLIVSAWNPEDVPTMALPPCHTMFQFYVADNKLSCQLYQRSGDIFLGIPFNIASYSLLTHLIAKECGLEVGEFIHTIGDAHLYSNHLEQVETQLGRTPKALPSLEIKESFSSVFDASMEDLEIIGYEPHPAIKAPVAV; this is translated from the coding sequence ATGAAAACTTCTGAACAAGCCTATCTGGATTTATGCAGATATGTTTTGGAAAATGGCACCAAGAAAGAAGATCGTACAGGCACGGGCACTGTCTCGGTTTTTGGCTATCAGATGCGCTTTGATCTCCAGCAGGGCTTTCCATTGCTGACAACCAAGCGTGTCCCATTCCGTCTGATTGCAAGCGAACTGCTCTGGTTCCTCAAGGGAGATACGAATATCCGTTATTTGCTGGAGCATGACAATAACATCTGGAATGAATGGGCTTTTAAAAACTGGGTGGAAAGTGATGCGTATGACGGTCCGGATATGACCGATTTCGGCCGCCGCTCCCTGCAGGATGAAGAGTTTCGGGTCATGTATGAAAGTCAGATGGAGAAATTCAAGCAGCTGATCCTGACCGATGATGCTTTCAGCGAACGCTTCGGACATCTTGGAGATGTATATGGCAAGCAGTGGCGGAGCTGGGAAACGACAAAAGGGGACAGCATCGATCAATTGCAAGATGTAATTGAAACCATCAAGAAAAACCCGGATTCAAGAAGATTGATAGTGTCCGCATGGAACCCAGAGGATGTCCCGACGATGGCACTTCCGCCATGCCACACGATGTTCCAGTTCTACGTAGCCGACAATAAGCTTTCCTGCCAGCTGTATCAGCGCAGCGGGGATATCTTCCTTGGCATCCCATTCAATATAGCAAGCTACAGCCTGCTTACGCATCTTATTGCCAAGGAATGCGGATTGGAAGTAGGGGAATTCATCCACACGATCGGTGATGCGCATCTGTATTCGAATCACCTTGAACAGGTGGAAACGCAGCTCGGCCGCACACCGAAAGCATTGCCATCCTTGGAAATCAAGGAAAGCTTCAGCTCCGTGTTTGATGCGTCGATGGAGGACTTGGAAATCATCGGATACGAACCGCATCCGGCAATAAAGGCACCTGTTGCCGTTTAA
- a CDS encoding YolD-like family protein, which yields MVNDRGKIKWTSLMLPEHVEMLQQMGREIGTAKPPIMDEQQLEELEQKVREIEVGKTKVCMLYRKGRQVENARGIVTGLKRSERYLLLDTKDVLYPLRIPFDHIIDISLHGKNRS from the coding sequence ATGGTGAATGATCGCGGTAAAATCAAATGGACATCTTTGATGCTTCCAGAGCATGTGGAAATGCTGCAGCAAATGGGACGGGAAATCGGGACGGCAAAGCCGCCGATCATGGATGAGCAGCAGCTGGAAGAGCTGGAGCAGAAGGTACGGGAAATCGAGGTGGGGAAAACGAAGGTATGTATGCTGTATAGAAAAGGGCGCCAAGTAGAAAATGCCCGCGGAATCGTGACTGGTCTGAAACGATCTGAACGATATTTGCTTCTGGATACAAAGGACGTTTTATATCCGCTCCGCATCCCGTTCGACCATATAATAGATATTTCATTGCATGGAAAAAACCGCTCCTGA
- a CDS encoding LTA synthase family protein, which translates to MNFFTTAKGFCSIGAAFLLGKMYVICIIYFGLPLYEPFDYIQLFLSCLSSIALLFLLLYLFARKLRAGAFLLLHIILTGILYGNLLYFRFYIDFVTLPILFQFKNVGGLSQSTAELMDPLDLILFADTLFLLSWWILKRPKALPFKRKQKGLLASLTALLIGINVGISHIGAGDQHDGSHNRPAMVSALGPVYYHGYDIYQTVRAELSSTFATKKDYEKAAAYLDSADTDIVSPYFGAAKGKNVILINLESTQQFVIGREVKGEEITPFMNSLMEDSFYFDQIYHQTAQGKTSDAEFMFDQSFYPLASGSVYVRRPENEYIAMPEILGESGYQSASFHGNVGSFWNREEAYDAFGYDAFFSKDAYEVSAGNSVNYGIKDEAFLDQSIPYLLELEQPFYSKFLLLTNHFPFLLDEEDVLLDEAETGLNVVDRYFQTVRYQDEALKGFFAELKRSGLYENSIIVLIGDHYGISENYYDGIASYLDEDLSVPEKIDLQQVPLIIHVPGQEGGTFHSPGGQIDIQPTILHLLGVDTADFPNFGQDLLADERDPFVVFRDGDFVTEDVIYTAQLCYDKASIKQTNMNRCSPYFDKRNKELYYSDAILNGDLLRFAD; encoded by the coding sequence ATGAACTTTTTCACAACCGCCAAGGGATTCTGTTCGATAGGAGCAGCTTTCCTGTTAGGCAAGATGTATGTAATTTGCATCATCTATTTTGGGCTGCCTTTATATGAACCTTTCGACTACATCCAATTATTCCTGTCCTGTTTGTCGTCGATCGCCCTTTTATTTTTACTGCTGTATCTGTTTGCAAGAAAACTGCGGGCTGGTGCATTCCTGCTCCTGCATATCATTTTAACCGGGATTCTTTATGGTAACTTGCTGTATTTTCGATTTTATATCGACTTTGTCACGCTGCCGATACTATTCCAATTCAAGAATGTCGGTGGCCTTAGCCAGAGCACGGCTGAGCTGATGGATCCACTCGATCTCATTCTGTTCGCCGATACATTGTTCCTGCTATCATGGTGGATTCTCAAAAGACCAAAAGCCCTCCCTTTCAAGCGCAAGCAAAAAGGGCTATTGGCAAGCCTCACTGCTCTGCTGATCGGGATCAATGTCGGAATCTCCCATATCGGGGCGGGGGACCAGCATGATGGCAGCCATAACCGCCCAGCGATGGTGAGTGCGCTCGGACCTGTTTATTATCACGGCTATGATATCTATCAAACCGTGCGTGCTGAGCTCAGCAGTACGTTTGCGACCAAAAAGGATTATGAGAAGGCTGCAGCGTATCTGGATTCTGCCGACACCGATATCGTGTCCCCGTACTTTGGTGCTGCAAAAGGAAAAAATGTCATCCTGATCAACCTGGAATCAACGCAGCAGTTTGTCATTGGCAGGGAAGTGAAGGGGGAGGAAATCACCCCCTTCATGAACAGCTTGATGGAGGACAGCTTCTATTTCGACCAAATCTACCATCAAACCGCGCAAGGGAAGACGTCGGATGCTGAATTCATGTTCGATCAATCCTTTTATCCACTCGCCAGCGGTTCCGTTTATGTGAGGCGTCCGGAAAATGAATATATCGCCATGCCGGAAATTTTAGGGGAGTCTGGTTATCAGAGTGCTTCCTTCCACGGCAATGTCGGCAGTTTTTGGAATAGGGAGGAAGCATACGATGCTTTCGGCTATGATGCATTCTTCTCCAAGGATGCTTATGAAGTGTCGGCTGGGAATTCGGTGAATTACGGCATCAAAGATGAAGCCTTCCTCGATCAGTCAATCCCTTATCTCCTTGAATTGGAGCAGCCATTTTACAGCAAGTTCCTGCTGCTTACCAATCATTTTCCCTTCCTGTTGGATGAAGAGGATGTTTTACTGGACGAAGCGGAAACAGGGCTGAATGTCGTGGATCGCTACTTCCAGACTGTTCGTTACCAGGATGAAGCGCTCAAGGGATTCTTTGCCGAATTGAAACGCTCTGGATTATACGAGAATTCCATCATTGTCCTCATCGGCGATCATTATGGAATCTCCGAAAACTATTATGACGGGATCGCATCCTATCTGGATGAGGATTTGTCAGTGCCGGAGAAGATCGATCTGCAGCAAGTACCACTGATCATCCATGTACCTGGCCAGGAGGGGGGAACCTTCCATAGTCCTGGTGGACAAATCGATATACAGCCCACAATCCTGCATCTGCTTGGAGTGGATACAGCCGACTTTCCGAATTTCGGCCAGGATTTGCTTGCAGACGAGCGTGATCCCTTCGTTGTCTTCCGCGACGGTGATTTCGTGACAGAAGACGTCATTTATACGGCACAGCTTTGCTATGATAAGGCCTCTATCAAGCAGACAAACATGAATAGATGCTCCCCGTATTTTGATAAACGGAATAAAGAACTATATTATTCGGACGCCATCTTGAATGGTGATTTGCTTCGTTTCGCTGATTGA